The Coccidioides posadasii str. Silveira chromosome 3, complete sequence genome contains a region encoding:
- the BTS1 gene encoding geranylgeranyl pyrophosphate synthetase (antiSMASH:Cluster_3.1~SMCOG1182:Polyprenyl synthetase~EggNog:ENOG410PG5T~COG:H) encodes MPEPLSSPNPIPPRTSSTGVTNGATYSPPAQNIILKPVSEEEWIASSSRKSHNRTLSPSSTNGCGAPCEAKICTKTVISNIDGMWSVEKERILLGPYEYMVHQPGKDIRRQLIAAFNRWLQVPEESLAVITKVVLMLHTASLLVDDVEDSSVLRRGVPVAHNIFGTAQTINSANYIYFLALDEIQKLRNADAIGIFTTELLNLHRGQGMDLFWRDTLTCPTEEDYLEMVGNKTGGLFRLAIKLMQAESEVSVDCIPLVNLMGLIFQICDDYLNLSNPTYSKNKGLCEDLTEGKFSFPIIHSIRSQPDNLQLINILKQKTKDDEVKRYAINYMESTGSFAYTRKVVSQLRDNALMVIDELETTLEQAQDGQSSKAEGSGEMVRSILNRIVEPTLKP; translated from the exons ATGCCTGAACCACTCTCGTCCCCGAACCCGATCCCTCCCCGCACTAGCTCAACCGGTGTCACAAATGGAGCAACCTACTCGCCTCCCGCACAAAATATAATACTGAAACCCGTCTCCGAGGAAGAATGGATCGCATCTTCGTCTAGAAAGTCACACAACCGCACCTTATCTCCCAGCTCGACCAACGGCTGCGGCGCCCCCTGTGAAGCGAAGATCTGTACCAAAACGGTGATCAGCAATATCGACGGAATGTGGTCCGTGGAGAAGGAGAGGATCCTGCTGGGTCCCTATGAATATATGGTACACCAGCCGGGCAAGGACATACGCAGACAGCTCATCGCGGCGTTTAATCGCTGGCTACAAGTTCCCGAGGAGAGCCTGGCTGTTATCACCAAGGTCGTGTTGATGCTTCATACAGCTTCTCTGCT TGTAGATGATGTCGAAGATTCTTCGGTCCTGCGACGAGGTGTTCCGGTAGCGCACAATATTTTCGGGACCGCGCAAACGATTAATTCAGCAAATTATATATACTTCTTAGCATTGGATGAGATCCAGAAGCTGCGAAATGCCGATGCGATCGGAATATTTACTACGGAACTATTAAATCTACATCGAGGCCAGGGAATGGATTTGTTTTGGAGAGACACGCTCACATGTCCGACCGAAGAGGACTACCTAGAGATGGTGGGAAACAAGACGGGAGGATTGTTCAGATTGGCTATCAAGCTCATGCAGGCTGAGAGCGAAGTCTCCGT TGACTGCATCCCCCTCGTGAACTTGATGGGCCTCATCTTTCAGATCTGCGATGACTATCTCAACCTCTCCAACCCAACCTACAGCAAAAATAAAGGCCTTTGCGAAGACCTAACAGAGGGAAAGTTCTCCTTCCCCATTATCCACTCGATCCGCTCCCAGCCAGATAACCTACAACTTATTAATATCCTAAAACAAAAAACGAAAGACGACGAGGTCAAGCGGTACGCGATTAATTATATGGAGAGCACCGGCAGTTTTGCGTATACGAGAAAAGTGGTCTCACAGCTGCGTGATAATGCTTTAATGGTGATTGACGAACTTGAAACTACCTTAGAGCAAGCGCAAGATGGCCAGAGTTCCAAAGCTGAAGGGAGCGGGGAGATGGTGCGGTCGATTCTGAACAGAATCGTTGAGCCAACCCTGAAGCCATGA
- a CDS encoding uncharacterized protein (antiSMASH:Cluster_3.1~EggNog:ENOG410QE6T~COG:L~BUSCO:14253at33183), whose amino-acid sequence MSHNMSYLGPRAFNHEQSSDAEAEYDRLRGLARQEAAKRSSCFERSQQAYAAGDGALAKELSEQGKAHGRKMEEYNRQASQFIFRENNANGRVPDDTIDLHGQFMEEAEDILEERIKYAQAHGQTHLHVIVGKGNHSANHVQKLKPRVEQVCRDLGLQYCTEENAGRIYVNLTGGPAQMPPYEPHHPPPHHQPQHHYPQHAPQAHEQQQQQQGNTFVEEAVRRAVPTLLRKLEKACCIVM is encoded by the exons ATGTCGCATAATATGTCGTACCTCGGCCCAAGAG CCTTCAACCATGAGCAGAGCAGCGACGCTGAAGCCGAATATGACCGCCTTCGCGGCTTAGCCAGACAAGAGGCAGCAAAGCGCTCCTCATGCTTTGAGCGC TCCCAACAAGCCTACGCCGCCGGCGATGGCGCCCTCGCCAAAGAACTTTCCGAGCAAGGAAAGGCCCACGGTCGAAAGATGGAAGAATACAACCGACAAGCGTCCCAGTTTATATTCCGCGAGAACAACGCCAACGGTCGGGTGCCGGACGACACGATCGATTTGCATGGTCAATTCATGGAGGAAGCGGAAGATATTTTAGAAGAGCGGATCAAGTATGCGCAGGCGCATGGGCAGACGCATCTTCACGT GATTGTTGGCAAGGGAAACCACTCAGCCAACCACGTCCAGAAGCTGAAACCGCGCGTGGAGCAAGTATGCCGAGATCTCGGCTTGCAATATTGTACGGAAGAAAACGCGGGAAGGATATACGTCAATTTGACCGGTGGACCGGCGCAGATGCCGCCCTATGAacctcatcatcctcctccaCATCATCAGCCACAGCATCACTACCCGCAACATGCTCCCCAAGCCCatgagcagcagcagcagcagcaaggaAATACTTTTGTTGAAGAGGCCGTTCGTAGGGCCGTGCCTACACTTTTACGAAAGTTGGAGAAGGCTTGCTGCATCGTTATGTGA